In the Arachis stenosperma cultivar V10309 chromosome 8, arast.V10309.gnm1.PFL2, whole genome shotgun sequence genome, TGTAGTATTACTTAATGTGTCACATTAATAAATTTTGGTGCCGTCTATAAAAAAATGACTGAAGGACTAAcgcaattaatttaaaatttttgaagggcgaatttgattaaaaaaatctttcgGGAACCAATTTAGAGAACAAGTGATCTTTTAGGGACGAATTTGACCATTTACccattataatatttattggttcttttttttcgtattttcaaatcattcaaaaactattttgttgatattatttttcAAGAATCTTTTTATTAACGAATGAATCTTTCGAATACTGAATTGTTCAATTGGTAGTTAACCCTATTTTTGAAGGATTCATACTTACAAATATTTGTAGGTCGGATCCAACGAATTTTTAACTCATTGAAGTTCACCATTCATAAACAAATAGTTAACCGTGAACCTTATTTGACTGAACCGATTGGTTTGATCGGATTAACCAAAAATCAGTTATCTGGCCGATTCGATTGACCCCAAAACTATTTTGCAAAAAATCGGTAAAAAATCGTTCGAGCTGGTAGTTAACTGACAAACCGGCCAAAGCAGCCGGGTTTTTTAGAGTTTTAGTTTTTCAATATCCACCAAAATGGCATCGATTTGATGCCGAAAAAATCTTTATTGATTACCACCCACATAGCTGACCCACTTGACCCATTTTGAAGAGCCACTCACCATACCTCCTCAACCCTAATTTCCTCTTCCAGTCTTCTTCCAACGAACTCCATCGTCCCTACCACAATCGACGCCGGATCGAAGCTGCTGTCAGCGGGCAAAAGAAACTCACCGTTGCGGATCAAAGATGCTATCAGCGGCGTCGTCATCTGGTCGTCTGAACTCTGAAACTTCTAGCATCGGCGTTGTCTGGTCGTCCTGATCGTCGGAATCACGGTTTGAAGATTTTGTCAGCGTCATCATCGAACATATGTTCTATTGCCGTGAACTCTAGGCCTTCTCTACTCTCCGTTGCAGTGAGTTCGtgtttttcaattaatttttttatcttattaaatAACTATATGAATTGCTGGTTGCTGTAGTGAAGAATTTAGTTCACTGATTTGAAttcagttaatttttttattttgttaatgaTATGAATTGATGGCTTGATGTAGAATTTTTCTGCTTTTCagtttttttcattttgttaattatatgaATTAATTATTCTGTAATTTTAGATTATGAATTTTAAATGCTATATAGAATTGATACAATTTTGGATTCTGGATTTTGAATGCTATATTAAATTTTGTTgaatataattttgaattttaaatgcTATATGAATTGATATAATTTTGGATTATGAATTTTTGCCATTCTAAATTTTGTTATAATTGTTGTAATGGCTGAGTTTTTATTTTGCTATATGTAATTTGTAATTTGTATATTGTATATAACTCAGATGGAACAACTACAAAGTGATCAACAACTACAAGATAATGCCATACAAGAATCTCAAACAGCTTCCTCTAGAGGAAAATCTTACCTGACTTGGAAATATTTTACTGTGAAGTATGACAAAAATCACAAAGAGCATATACATATATCTTTTGTTTGAATACTTGTAATGGGAGATATATATAGAATGAAATATTACTTTGCAAAAATTTCTAGATAAATTAAAGTATATAACAAAGTTACTGAAGAGGTTGAACTTCAATTAAAAAAGTTTCTgatggaaaataaaaaataagatggaaaaaaatttgagaaggAGTCTTATGATATGAAAATACAATCACAAGAGTTTGAATCGCCTAATCCTGTACAACTTGCTGTTTCTACAACAATAGGagacaaaaaaaagaagaagctattaTTGCTATACAAAAAGTTATTTCAAAGAAATGACTACTCCAGAGTCTCAACCGACTTTAAAAAGTGTTTTGGCCAGTAAAAAAATTGTGCACAAGGCGGCTAAGTCGGGACTTGCTAAATGAATCGTTGATGCATGtatttcttttaatgcaatttaatcaCCTTACTTTCAACCTGCATTGGATGGTATTGCTGCAATTAGACTTAATTTCACATAGCTTACCTTGTTTTCCGTGcttcaaaagtgattgtgtttATATACAATCATATGATCTCCTTATCCTgccttagaaaaagaaaaatttggaAAGAAATTGTTCAACCAGGAGTCACACGTTTTGCCactattttcattattttgaaaaGTATATATGATCACAGGAAAGATTTGCAAGCATTGATGATGGACAAATATTTCACTTCTTATAAATTAGTCAAAAGTGCTAATAGAAAGATTGTTAGTTCAATTGTCTTGGATAGTAAGTTTTGGCAAGATTGTGTTATCACTGTGAAAATTATTAGTTCTCTTATTAAGTTGTTGAGGATTGTTGATACTAATGAAAAACTCTTTTTGGGATACATGTATGAAGGCATGCAAAGAGCCAAAAATGCTATCAAGACAATGTTTAGAAATCGAAAAGCTACTTGTATGTCATACACAAGTATCTTAAAAATGCGGTAGGATAAGCATTTGAAGCGCGATCTCTATGCGGCAgcgtattttttaaattcagcTTTTTTCTATAGTGAGAGTTTGGTTGAGAAGGCAAATATCTTGAGATCTTTAGTTGATTTGCTTGATGTTAAAACACTTTAGGATGACTTAGTTGTCGCAATGCAAGAGAAACAATTGTATCGAGATTATAAAAAAAGTTTTGGGAGAAAAAGTGCCAAGAAAGTGGCAACAAAACTTGAACCTGgtaagttattttattttcaagttCAATTTAGTTTGAAAGTTTAATATGTTGAGTGATAAATATTAAACAGtatttgatttatatatatagataaatGGTGGAGGTTACATGGTGGGAGAACTCCTAATTTGCAAAAAATGACATCAAACATCTTTTTCATCTGGATGTGAAAGGAACTGGAGTCGTTTTGAACAAATTCATTCAAGAATGAGGAAATAATTAGAGCAACAAAGGCTAAGTGACATTATTTATGTGACTTATAACGTACGCTTTCAATCTAAGTTACATCAAAAGAAGAGGAATTATGATCCAGTTGATATTTAAAGCATTAACATGGTAGAGTTTTAGGTAATGGCAGATAAAGATACGTTTGAATTTACTAATGGAGATGTTTAAGGCATTGAAAGTTTAATATAAACTAATAATGCTAATGCTATGCCTTTGTATTCTGATGGTGAGTGACATAGCAAACTCTGTTTCGTTCCAAAAAGATATATGTTGTTAATTTTGATTtcttattgaattttttatttattttattagatggAGGAGATATAGAAATTAAAGTGGATATGTTTGATGTTGTAATTGAATTCtcaaatacttttttttttgggtacTTCTAAAGACTATGGTTTTAAATTACTTATACATGAAAATATTGAAACACTTGATGATTATGATTTCTGATGAGTAGTGTCTTTATTTAGTTAAAAACGTGtttgtttaatattattttttatagtagaatattttgtgtttatcatttatgtgtattttaatttttttaactataaaatttgatatttaaaattatttatgaacttttaataataaattatgaataatttattatataaaaattaaaattatcaaattttaaattttattctatatttaattaaaccaaACCAATCACGATTCAACTCTAATTAAATCATTAAACCAATTATTTAACCGATTTAATGACCCATCCGATTCTCTCCACTTGGTTATTCCATACTATATATCTCATTAAACAATTAGGATCACAATCACAATGGTAATTTATTAACATTATGTTATAAAGAAAACACTATCATTATATTTGTTCATTACACTTCCTAGGAAAATACAATTTTGCCCAAACATATTATAATACATTAGAAATAGAGAGAATCTActcctttgtttctttttcaCTTTATTTAAGAGAGACTATGCTTGATTTGAGTTAACATACACCTAACATCCTTGCTATTAGGTCTCTCCTTAGGATCATCCATAGTGCAAAAGCATGCAATCTTAAGAACAAGAAGCATTTGCTCCTCAAAACCATTCCCACGAAGCTTCTCATCAATGGCTTCCTTCGGATTCTCCGAGATGATAACCTTCCTCATCCATTTCACTATACTCATCTCATCCGTGTGTTGGAAGAAGTCATCAGAGGGAAGTTTTCCGGTCACTAAAACTCCAAGCACCACCCCAAAGCTGAAAATGTCACACTTATCAGTGAATTTAAGAATCTGGTGATACTCTGGTGCAATATAACCAACTGTACCAGCAACTTTGGAAGTAGTAATGTGGGTTTGAGCATCAGGCATTGCTTTTGCAAGACCGAAATCGGAGATCCTAGCTTCCATGTCATCATCAAGAAGAATGTTTCCTGGTTTGAGATCTCTATGAATGATTCTTGGACTATGACTCATGTGAAGGTACTCAAGTCCAGAAGCTACTCCAATGGCGATCTTGTGCCTTGATAACCAATCCAGTTCCTGATTTCCCTCTTGAATTCTGTGTAACAAATCTTGCAAGCTTCCATTCTTCATGTATTCATAAATCAAGAGGTGACAATCAGGGCGGGACACGTGAGCAAGAAGAGGTAACAGATTCCGGTGTCTGATATGGCCGACTGTGTTGATTTCTGACCGGATTTGTCTCATTTTTTTGTGTAATTCTCTGCTCTCTTCTTCCGCCATTTCACTCGCATCCTTCGGTGGttgtatgattttttttatggcAATCATTTTTCCGTCGCTTTCTGGTAACTCCGCCTTGTAAACCTCGCCGGAGCCACCTTTTCCGATGAGTTCCAAGTTCGCCAAACCATCTTCTTTCTCCAGGAATGCCAAATCCTCGGCTTTCTTGATCAGAGGGCTGAAGATATCAGGGCCACCAGCGCCTTTGCCTCCTCTTTTCAGTAATGCCTTTGTCAGTTTGTAAAGCAATGAGAATATGAAACCGGATATTATTCCTGCAAATGCTCCGGCCAGAAAACCGAGAATCCATCCCAGAATCTTTCTCCTGTGattgtggtggtggtggtggtgaggTGCCGGTCCGGGAGCCGGAGAAGAAGCGCTGGGAAAGTAGCTCCTCCTCCTTTTGTTTGATCTCGGAGATGGCGCGAGAGCGGTTATGCCGTCGTTGCTCTCTCCGTCTTCCTCGGCGAATATGAAGCGTCGTGGGACAATCGGCGTCGAGCCTTCGAGGAAACTATTGCCGGAGAAGTTGAAGTGTCTGAGGTTCCGAAACGAGCGAACAGAAACCGGGACACGACCAACGAAGAGGTTGTCGGCGACGTTTAGCTTTTCCAGGTTCGGAAAATACTTGAGGAAGTTGAGGTTGCCGGAGAGTTTGTTGGAGGAGACGTCAAGGACTCGGAGCCTTGCAAGAGAAGAAAGGCGAGGCGGGACTTCGCCGGAGAAGCCGTTGCCACGGAGGTCGAGGATTTCGAGCTTCCTGAGGTTGACTATGGAGTTTGGGATGCGGTCAACAAGGTGGTTATCAGATACAGAGAGTTCTTTAAGTTCAGTGAGGTGTCCAATGGCGGAAGAGAGGGTTCCATTGAGATTCTTGGAGGTGAAAAGAAGGCGCGTGATGCGGAGGACGTAGGTGGCTGTGGCGGTGTCGTTGGTGGAGAGCCTTCTCTCGCAGAACACACCATCGATGGTGCATGGGTGGAAGCGTTGACCGTTGACTAAAAGTGCATTGAGACCAAGGTCTCTTTGGAGGGTTCTAAAGGCAGTGAGGTCTGAAGGGTGGAGATCAAGCTTGGCTTTGATTAttgaagaggagaagaagaataacaagagaaagagaaagaagaagattgGATTTTGTGAAGCCATtgaagtggaagaagaagaaggagagaatggtgttttttaattttttaatgtgtTTGTTCAATGGTTGTTTATAAACATTATAAGGTGCTAAAAGCGTGTGGAATTTTTTGCTGATGGGTCCCTCTTTGGACTGAATTTTCCACCAGCTCTCCGGGGAGTTTACCAATTCAaaggttttttattttattttattttattttggagTAATTAGCAAGTTGATCATCAACAAATTTTCGATCATATTTATtggtttttttaataaatttgtttttttagttttttaaaaattaatttttctagacagattaatttttttaaattttataagaGAATTAATTTGTGTGATATTTTTCGGAATCTAATTATTcaataacaaaatttatttgAGATTAATTTGTCCAATATGCAGAGAAAGGGACCAATGCATATATAGTGGGGCAAGTGCCGGAGTCTCCcagttaaatttaaaaatttatttaaaggATTTCGCTAGGGAGACAATGAAATATGTATACAATGTCTACAATGGACTCTTTATTAGGCCCAATTGAAATTAAAGCAGAAAATTAACCCTAATCCTATTATGGTTGTTTACTTTAATACACCACTAGATTTTTGCTATTTCCACTTTTTTCCCAAATCTCTAATTCCTATCCCTTTTTTTTTGCCGTTTCTTCTCCCCCCACTCAAACCCTCCCAATTCGTTGTAGAGACCCGTTACGGCGCTAGAACCCTGAGTCCCGCAACCTGCAACCAAAGAAGGTCACAGGTGAACGCAAGCGACCTGTTCATTTCCCTCAAGCACGGCGCCGTCACTGAACATCCGGCCTTTGCTGCAATCCAGTCGCCGGCGAAAAGCCGCCGATCAGAACTGCCGCCAAAGAGATCTCACCACCGAACTGAACATGATTAGATGGTAATGGTGTTCATAGATTAGTTAGTTTTgttttaattgatttaattgggggtgtttttttatttttaattttgtttttccttACCGATTAGTGagtgttctttttttttttcagatggAGTGATTATTATTGTTACAAATAGCAATATTTTGGAGCTGTTATGTTTTAGCTTCAGCTCCAGGCTTTCAAAAATTGGATCCCAATTTATTAGATGTAACCCACTTTGATTATTTCGCTCTCTTTGTTCTTTATGTCTCTGATCTCTATGATTTTCTCTCtagtttctaaaaaaataaagtggTGTGTCATATACTAATCTTGTATATAGGGAATCCAGCAATAGAGAATTATTTATTAGTGTTTTGGATAATTTGCTTTTTTTAaggttttgtgaattgtgagTGCTTTGTGACGAGAATTGTTGTTGGAATTAGGGAATGATATATCAGCTCTTTGATTTTTATTGCTCATGATTCATCACCACCACTATATACCAGTACTACCACTTCTTGAGAATCATTCTTTGACTGATTGTTGAAAATTCTATAGTGTATATGTTTAGTGTATAGTTACTCCTTTATATTACCTATTTTTATTCCTATGATTATTTTGTCTGCTggagattttttttatttatttattttttcatcttTATTGGTCCTGTTTAATAGAACAGTGTACGAAACACATGTATAAGGCCTCCACATCATTTTCAAGATTTGTTTCTCCTTGtcttttttaaagattttattgTTAACTGCCCCTGGAATTGATTTTGAGAACATCTTGGATTGTTGTTGGAATTGAGGGTAGAATGAGAGTGGAATGTTAGAAATGaagagattttattttattttttttcctttaaataATTAGTACTTGCAATAATGCAGCTAGTTGAAAACAGCAACTACACCAGACTAAGCAAAGACAAACCAAACTCTAAACTGGCCAAAGACAAACTCAGATGGGTAAAAAGGTATCCCATTGATTACATGAATACATGAACATATGAACATATCTAGATATTTTTTACGACAATCTGCTGATCCGTATTTGTTTTGTTCAACAGAAACTAATCAAGACGCGTTGCTCACCTTGCTACATTAACAACTTATTTACCCACTTGCTATATTAACTACCAGATTATAATGAGTTTACTTACTGCTGACATGTTTAGGGATTTGTTTATGTCACATTAGAAAGACTTGATTCCAggacatattttatttttctacagTACAATGATTTATTGGTTATGTTACCTTAATATTATCTATGTTTTTCATATGTTAGAATCCCAGATTTATCAAAGTTATTTGATAAAGTTGCCATATTTGTGCATGTTGAAATAGGTGACCAATAAACATCCACCAATATAGCTAAACTGAACATCCGATACCATACTATAATGAACATCCAGTTTAACTTGGTCAAAATCAAAACATAACAACCAAGTGCTACACACTCGAATACTAACGGCTAACCATCCATGCTTAGAGTAAAAATGAACATCCGGTCACTTATGGAAATGAACATCCACTTTAGTTCATTAAAAATACGTGAAAACAATGTCTATAATGAACAGCTACGTATTGAAAAACTATACAGTAAAGCATGTAAGAATCAGGTACAACTTTGTTAAACTATCTCATAAATTACAGAATAACAATCAAATATACTCTTTATGCATTAAGTCTACACgaaataaaaatagtaaaatagtTCGTTCTAACAAATGGAAAAAGGGTTTTTGCAATTAATAACATGTGGACTTTTGCAACAGCTGCCTCAAAACCTTTAAACTAATATGAATCCTTTAAAAACAGAGATGAGAAAATATACACTATCACAACCTTGTCCAATTAATCCTACTTTTTGTTGAAGGAGCTTAACAAAGACATGAAACCACCGGCTTGTTCGAGAACATTCAGGCCAGCAACAGCACCATGGTTTATATCTTGAGATGCGTGTAGACGAACCAccagccaaaaaaaaaaagaaaaagtcaaaCAATTATGTTCTTGGATAGTACTATACCAAATAAACATACAAAGTTGAGATTAAGCCAAACATCTATTGGGAtgaattcttttattttctccGACTTGAATTCTTGAAGGACTTCTCAAGGGTAGTGCCGAGCCTCTTACTCTTTGGCCTGCCCTTTGTGGTGACCTTCGATGGGCCTAGGATGTCATCAACACCGACATTGTTCGAACTTTGTGAGCCAATGTAAGGATACCATGccatataaataaataacatgcCGGCAAGCATAATGTACAGGTATCATATACGTACAAAACACTCATGTAAGAATACATGCCATATAAAACACACACCCATATAAATCATACAAACCCCATATCCATATAAATCACATAATATGCATAAAGCATGTgagcatataaaaaaaattaaattatatgcAGTTTTCATACAAAGATACCATGCCATTACAAAGCACTAAAATAACCATGTCATGATTAACATGCAGAAAATTCAAATACCATACACTTTAATTTAGTTCTGGTTCACAACCCCTGCATCACcttatatttgttttttaatttatcaaatgaCCATCATGTAGCAACAATATACGTACGCATACCAATATATGGCCATTCCAATGCATACCAACTAGCTAATTTAGGCTATTCCAACATCCATATAAAATATATGGCCATCTGAATATAAAAGAATGGTTAGCATATAAAACATGCAATATAATATGCAGGTAGCATGCATtcatatacaaaaaaaataattataaaatatgattGCTGCACATAA is a window encoding:
- the LOC130944499 gene encoding leucine-rich repeat receptor-like serine/threonine/tyrosine-protein kinase SOBIR1 yields the protein MASQNPIFFFLFLLLFFFSSSIIKAKLDLHPSDLTAFRTLQRDLGLNALLVNGQRFHPCTIDGVFCERRLSTNDTATATYVLRITRLLFTSKNLNGTLSSAIGHLTELKELSVSDNHLVDRIPNSIVNLRKLEILDLRGNGFSGEVPPRLSSLARLRVLDVSSNKLSGNLNFLKYFPNLEKLNVADNLFVGRVPVSVRSFRNLRHFNFSGNSFLEGSTPIVPRRFIFAEEDGESNDGITALAPSPRSNKRRRSYFPSASSPAPGPAPHHHHHHNHRRKILGWILGFLAGAFAGIISGFIFSLLYKLTKALLKRGGKGAGGPDIFSPLIKKAEDLAFLEKEDGLANLELIGKGGSGEVYKAELPESDGKMIAIKKIIQPPKDASEMAEEESRELHKKMRQIRSEINTVGHIRHRNLLPLLAHVSRPDCHLLIYEYMKNGSLQDLLHRIQEGNQELDWLSRHKIAIGVASGLEYLHMSHSPRIIHRDLKPGNILLDDDMEARISDFGLAKAMPDAQTHITTSKVAGTVGYIAPEYHQILKFTDKCDIFSFGVVLGVLVTGKLPSDDFFQHTDEMSIVKWMRKVIISENPKEAIDEKLRGNGFEEQMLLVLKIACFCTMDDPKERPNSKDVRCMLTQIKHSLS